From a region of the Corallococcus coralloides DSM 2259 genome:
- a CDS encoding alpha/beta hydrolase-fold protein, which yields MSHPRPSRPTLLLVLALTVLWGCPSDDPKPVEQLFSDVQFDLTVPPETPVNAEIFLQGPTATFGGTDGRGLEMVYQGGRQFSLKARLPKGTAFTYAVRMTAPTPQVELDAQGAPEADHTVTASENEERVALTVERFGAEGGQTGASTVFIVQVPDITPVGAKVWLSGNQPELGNWNGAEVELYPAVDNAYAGTVTFAAGTGLEFKVTRGSWETVEKSDTGAEVANHTFTTGGGFERVPVVVKGWADLTTPPPPPPLTGDVRYLRNVVPQDATLKPRDVIIWLPPGYEADPTRRYPVLYMHDGQNLMDVSTAFAGEWNVDETAQALVESGAVEPLIIVGVYNTSDRIAEYTPVPFPPEYPNAGRADVYGQFLIQELKPRIDAEFRTKPEAEFTGLAGSSLGGLVSMSLGLKHPDVFTRLGVVSPSVWWADREIVSQVNALTAKPALRIWEDIGTNEGSGEEAETVADALALRDALVAKGWVLDDDLKYTVVEGGQHNEAAWSARFGDILRFLYPVKQ from the coding sequence ATGTCGCATCCCCGGCCCTCACGGCCCACCCTGCTGCTCGTCCTGGCGTTGACGGTCCTCTGGGGCTGTCCCTCCGACGACCCGAAGCCCGTCGAGCAGCTCTTCTCCGACGTCCAGTTCGACCTCACCGTCCCGCCGGAGACGCCGGTCAACGCGGAGATCTTCCTCCAGGGCCCCACCGCCACGTTCGGCGGCACGGACGGGCGGGGCCTGGAGATGGTCTACCAGGGCGGCCGTCAGTTCAGCCTGAAGGCCCGGCTGCCCAAGGGCACCGCCTTCACCTACGCGGTGCGGATGACGGCGCCCACGCCCCAGGTGGAGCTGGACGCCCAGGGAGCACCGGAGGCGGACCACACCGTCACCGCCAGTGAGAACGAGGAGCGGGTCGCCCTCACGGTGGAGCGCTTCGGAGCGGAGGGGGGGCAGACAGGCGCGAGCACCGTGTTCATCGTCCAGGTCCCGGACATCACACCGGTCGGGGCCAAGGTGTGGCTGTCCGGAAACCAGCCGGAACTGGGGAACTGGAATGGCGCGGAAGTGGAGCTCTACCCGGCCGTGGACAACGCCTACGCCGGCACCGTCACCTTCGCGGCGGGCACGGGTTTGGAGTTCAAGGTGACGCGCGGCTCGTGGGAGACGGTGGAGAAGAGCGACACGGGCGCGGAGGTGGCCAACCACACCTTCACCACCGGCGGCGGCTTCGAGCGCGTGCCCGTGGTGGTGAAGGGCTGGGCGGACCTGACCACGCCCCCGCCGCCTCCGCCGCTCACCGGCGACGTGCGCTACCTGCGCAACGTCGTGCCCCAGGACGCCACGCTCAAGCCGCGCGACGTCATCATCTGGCTGCCGCCCGGCTATGAGGCGGACCCCACGCGCCGCTACCCGGTGCTCTACATGCACGACGGCCAGAACCTGATGGACGTCAGCACCGCGTTCGCAGGCGAGTGGAACGTGGACGAGACGGCGCAGGCGCTGGTGGAGTCCGGTGCGGTGGAGCCGCTCATCATCGTGGGCGTCTACAACACGAGCGACCGCATCGCGGAGTACACGCCCGTGCCCTTCCCGCCCGAGTACCCGAACGCGGGCCGCGCGGACGTGTACGGCCAGTTCCTCATCCAGGAGCTGAAGCCGCGCATCGACGCGGAGTTCCGCACGAAGCCGGAGGCGGAGTTCACGGGGCTCGCGGGCTCGTCGCTGGGCGGGCTCGTCTCCATGTCGCTGGGGCTCAAGCACCCGGACGTCTTCACCCGGCTGGGCGTGGTGTCGCCGTCGGTGTGGTGGGCGGACCGGGAGATTGTCTCGCAGGTGAACGCGCTCACCGCGAAGCCCGCGCTGCGCATCTGGGAGGACATCGGCACCAACGAGGGCTCCGGCGAAGAGGCGGAGACGGTGGCGGATGCGCTGGCGCTGCGCGACGCGCTGGTGGCCAAGGGCTGGGTGCTGGACGACGACCTCAAGTACACGGTGGTGGAGGGAGGCCAGCACAACGAGGCCGCGTGGAGCGCGCGCTTCGGTGACATCCTCCGCTTCCTGTATCCCGTGAAGCAGTGA
- a CDS encoding SAM-dependent methyltransferase → MSSTNRGTERTGFDEYPTPAWAVRRLMEAVHFKGGHWLEPCAGEGAIISTISRADVRWTAVEIQRRFEPLLRKIPGVDSIEIGDFMGYKPRAALHSKRPFDVVVTNPPYLDAMEFVAHCLELSTHVAMLLRLNFLASNKRNVFMREYCPDVYVLPDRPSFTGKGTDSIEYAWFVWDSGERRTAGKLQVLPPTAAVERRHVVADTGRRKRKASGIA, encoded by the coding sequence ATGAGTTCTACGAATCGAGGGACTGAGAGAACCGGCTTCGACGAATACCCGACCCCGGCGTGGGCCGTGCGACGTCTGATGGAGGCGGTCCACTTCAAGGGAGGGCACTGGCTGGAGCCTTGTGCGGGCGAGGGCGCGATCATTTCGACCATTTCCCGAGCTGATGTGCGGTGGACGGCGGTGGAAATCCAGCGGCGGTTCGAGCCCCTACTCAGGAAGATCCCGGGGGTTGACTCGATCGAGATCGGCGACTTCATGGGCTACAAGCCGCGAGCGGCGCTCCATTCGAAAAGGCCGTTCGACGTGGTCGTGACCAATCCGCCCTATCTGGATGCGATGGAGTTTGTAGCGCACTGCCTGGAGTTGTCCACTCATGTGGCGATGCTGCTGCGGCTCAACTTCTTGGCTTCGAACAAGCGGAATGTGTTCATGCGGGAGTATTGTCCGGACGTCTACGTGCTGCCTGACCGCCCTTCCTTCACCGGAAAGGGGACTGACAGCATTGAATATGCGTGGTTCGTCTGGGACTCAGGAGAGCGAAGGACCGCTGGCAAGCTCCAGGTTCTCCCGCCCACCGCAGCAGTCGAGCGTAGGCATGTTGTGGCCGACACTGGGCGTCGAAAGCGAAAGGCGTCAGGTATAGCCTGA
- a CDS encoding IS5 family transposase (programmed frameshift), with amino-acid sequence MVRELVPDAFWQRVAPLLPPPRPKKKLGRPRADDRAALEAIVFVLRSGIPWEMLPRKQFGLSGMTAWRRLEEWTRAGVWEKLQERLLDELGLRGKVDFSRAAIDSSSVRASKRGPFTGPSPTDRAKAGSKHHLLVEANGLPLTESVTAANVHDTHELFPLVDSVPAVRMPSGQRRLRPGKLHGDKAYASRKNRRGLRLRGIAARIARPGVESKERLGRYRWVVERTLAWKNQLRRLRVRDERRDDVHFGFLVLGCCVMLLRRLCPDIC; translated from the exons ATGGTCCGTGAACTCGTCCCCGACGCATTCTGGCAGCGCGTGGCGCCCCTGCTGCCTCCGCCTCGGCCGAAGAAGAAGCTGGGTCGCCCTCGTGCGGACGACCGGGCTGCGCTGGAGGCCATCGTCTTCGTGTTGAGGAGCGGTATCCCGTGGGAGATGCTGCCTCGCAAGCAGTTCGGCCTGTCGGGCATGACGGCCTGGCGCAGGCTGGAGGAATGGACCCGCGCGGGCGTGTGGGAAAAGCTCCAGGAGCGGCTGCTGGATGAACTGGGGCTGCGTGGCAAGGTGGACTTCTCGCGCGCCGCCATCGACTCCTCGTCCGTGCGGGCGTCAAAAAGGGGGCCCT TCACGGGCCCAAGCCCGACGGATAGAGCGAAGGCGGGTAGCAAGCATCATCTTCTCGTAGAGGCCAACGGCCTGCCCCTCACGGAGTCCGTGACGGCCGCCAACGTCCACGACACGCACGAACTCTTCCCGCTCGTCGACTCCGTGCCCGCGGTGCGGATGCCCTCGGGCCAGCGGCGCCTGCGGCCTGGGAAGCTCCACGGCGACAAGGCCTACGCCTCCAGGAAGAACCGACGTGGGCTCCGCCTACGTGGCATCGCCGCTCGCATTGCGCGCCCGGGTGTCGAGTCCAAGGAGCGGCTTGGACGTTATCGCTGGGTCGTGGAGCGCACGCTGGCTTGGAAGAACCAGCTCCGCAGACTTCGAGTCCGCGATGAACGCAGGGACGACGTCCACTTCGGATTCCTCGTCCTTGGCTGCTGCGTCATGCTCCTGCGGCGCCTCTGTCCTGACATTTGTTAG
- a CDS encoding DUSAM domain-containing protein, producing the protein MATRPDWDSIRALSRRVLREGALLTLTDDVGALLLHTADEVAIPDAATALQTDAGALALLRECARRITDGSNRLVDALYRMHRLQDAGDWEGARQEMRAVLAVEVVPFYRETAQGQLDDMAEEP; encoded by the coding sequence ATGGCCACCCGCCCCGACTGGGACTCGATACGAGCACTGTCACGGCGCGTGCTGCGCGAGGGAGCACTCCTCACCCTAACCGACGACGTGGGCGCGCTCCTGCTCCACACCGCCGATGAAGTAGCCATCCCCGACGCCGCGACAGCACTCCAGACCGACGCCGGAGCCCTTGCGCTCCTCCGCGAGTGCGCCCGCCGCATCACGGACGGCTCCAACCGACTCGTGGACGCGCTCTACCGAATGCATCGCCTCCAGGACGCGGGCGACTGGGAGGGAGCGCGCCAGGAAATGCGTGCCGTGCTGGCCGTCGAAGTCGTCCCCTTCTACCGCGAGACGGCACAAGGACAGCTCGACGACATGGCCGAAGAGCCGTAA
- a CDS encoding spore photoproduct lyase family protein, whose translation MTNLDLFLPEPAPRPATVPAGPSPLDRLLKVSRIYLEPAVREHARGREILARHPDAERVEVASHQHIPGLFGNEGNVEAWNRIKGSTLVLGVKKTLSFIANDRSSDFIAPSTANGCVMACAYCYVPRNKGYANPVTVFVNIDRIQEAIRKHAHKRGPKLEPNTVDPHAWVYDIGCNSDCAADAAISDNVRDLVRLFTMLPNAKASFATKLVNRELLTYEPKGRTRIRFSLMPHAPAKLLDVRTSPIAERIAAIDDFVAAGYEVHLNFSPVILHEGWQDAYVELFQQVDAGIGERAKQQLACEIIFLTHNAGLHEVNLGWHPKAEELLWRPEIQETKVSQGGGVNVRYRTGFKGRHVAEFQALLAKHLPYCRVRYAF comes from the coding sequence GTGACGAACCTGGACCTCTTCCTCCCGGAGCCCGCCCCGCGCCCGGCCACCGTCCCGGCGGGCCCCAGCCCGCTCGACCGGCTGCTGAAGGTGTCGCGCATCTACCTGGAGCCCGCCGTGCGGGAGCACGCGCGCGGCCGGGAGATTCTCGCGCGCCATCCGGACGCGGAGCGGGTGGAGGTGGCCTCGCACCAGCACATCCCTGGCCTCTTCGGCAACGAAGGCAACGTGGAGGCCTGGAACCGCATCAAGGGTAGCACCCTGGTGCTGGGCGTGAAGAAGACGCTGTCCTTCATCGCCAATGACCGCAGCTCGGACTTCATCGCGCCCTCCACGGCGAACGGCTGCGTGATGGCGTGCGCGTACTGCTACGTGCCGCGCAACAAGGGTTACGCGAACCCGGTGACGGTGTTCGTGAACATCGACCGCATCCAGGAGGCCATCCGCAAGCACGCGCACAAGCGCGGGCCCAAGCTGGAGCCCAACACGGTGGATCCGCACGCGTGGGTCTACGACATCGGGTGCAACAGCGACTGCGCGGCGGACGCGGCCATCAGCGACAACGTGCGGGACCTGGTGCGGCTGTTCACCATGCTGCCCAACGCCAAGGCCAGCTTCGCCACCAAGCTGGTCAACCGCGAGCTGCTCACCTACGAACCGAAGGGCAGGACGCGCATCCGCTTCAGCCTGATGCCGCACGCGCCGGCGAAGCTGCTGGATGTGCGCACCAGCCCCATCGCGGAGCGCATCGCCGCCATCGACGACTTCGTGGCCGCCGGCTACGAGGTGCACCTCAACTTCTCCCCCGTCATCCTCCACGAGGGCTGGCAGGACGCCTACGTGGAGCTGTTCCAGCAGGTGGACGCCGGCATCGGCGAGCGGGCGAAGCAGCAGCTCGCGTGTGAAATCATCTTCCTCACGCACAACGCGGGCCTGCACGAGGTGAACCTGGGCTGGCACCCGAAGGCGGAGGAGCTGCTGTGGCGGCCTGAAATCCAGGAGACGAAGGTGTCCCAGGGTGGCGGCGTCAACGTGCGCTACCGCACCGGCTTCAAGGGGCGCCACGTGGCGGAGTTCCAGGCCCTGCTCGCGAAGCACCTGCCGTACTGCCGCGTGCGGTACGCCTTCTGA
- a CDS encoding glycoside hydrolase family 88 protein translates to MGLSKPGVKLWWMLALLVAPVANAFTDADAVRVFTFARSQLADTVLEMPSVNRSPKASLSNGTWTTVANTDRIAWTQGFFPGSMWYMFQVANEPYWRDRADMWTRPLEVQKTNTETHDLGFKMYNSYGNAYRLTGNPYYRDVLLTSAASLATRYNSTVGIIDCCDWNSAWNIPLVTDTMMDIELLLWGAQNGGPAIWRTMAVNHALRTLQDAVRANGSSFHYVDYNNNGTIRSRGTFQGYSASSTWARGQAWLIYGYTMVYRYTQDARFLTAARRVTDYYLANLPADRVPNWDFNAPSQSKDSSAAAVVASALLELSTLETDATRRTTYRNAALAMLDSLASPAYLAQGTNSPGILLHGVGNFPAGQEINVSLIYGDYYFIEALLRFNPRPNYPWYSKLDLPRSQHLLGTTNTGTRIVEFDLTPLADNLGGGVVGWTDSSTEVTAFNRLNMALRMSEDGIFQVRNGAGYSWIRRVPYVRGQTYHFRMNVDLLAKRYSVWVTPPGAAEVLLVDRVAFRADGPPIDDLGRVAVISVVTDSDFRVNNHRVYAPTASVAAAMEKRPPLPEALWKQLDAPAPASTGPAVPSER, encoded by the coding sequence ATGGGATTGTCAAAGCCGGGAGTGAAGTTGTGGTGGATGCTGGCGCTGCTGGTGGCGCCGGTGGCGAATGCCTTCACGGATGCGGACGCGGTGCGCGTGTTCACGTTCGCCCGCTCGCAGCTCGCGGACACGGTCCTGGAGATGCCCAGCGTGAACCGCTCGCCCAAGGCATCCCTGTCCAACGGGACGTGGACCACGGTGGCCAACACGGACCGCATCGCGTGGACGCAGGGCTTCTTCCCCGGGAGCATGTGGTACATGTTCCAGGTCGCCAACGAGCCCTACTGGCGTGACCGCGCGGACATGTGGACGCGCCCCCTGGAGGTCCAGAAGACCAACACGGAGACGCACGACCTGGGCTTCAAGATGTACAACAGCTACGGCAACGCCTATCGGCTCACCGGCAATCCCTATTACCGCGACGTGCTGCTCACCTCCGCCGCGTCGCTGGCCACGCGCTACAACAGCACCGTGGGCATCATCGATTGTTGTGATTGGAACTCGGCCTGGAACATCCCGCTCGTCACCGACACGATGATGGACATCGAGCTGCTGCTCTGGGGCGCCCAGAACGGCGGCCCCGCCATCTGGCGCACCATGGCGGTGAACCACGCGCTCCGGACGCTCCAGGACGCGGTGCGCGCCAATGGCAGCTCGTTCCACTACGTGGACTACAACAACAACGGCACCATCCGTTCGCGGGGCACCTTCCAGGGCTACTCCGCCAGCTCCACCTGGGCGCGCGGGCAGGCGTGGCTCATCTACGGCTACACGATGGTGTACCGCTACACGCAGGACGCTCGCTTCCTCACCGCGGCCCGCCGGGTGACGGACTACTACCTGGCGAACCTGCCCGCGGACCGCGTGCCCAACTGGGACTTCAACGCGCCCAGCCAGTCCAAGGACTCCTCGGCCGCGGCCGTCGTCGCGTCCGCCCTGCTGGAGCTGAGCACCCTGGAGACGGATGCCACCCGGCGCACGACCTACCGCAACGCCGCGCTGGCCATGCTCGACTCGCTGGCGTCGCCCGCGTACCTGGCGCAGGGCACCAACAGCCCGGGCATCCTGCTGCATGGCGTGGGCAACTTCCCCGCGGGCCAGGAGATCAACGTCAGCCTCATCTACGGTGACTACTATTTCATCGAGGCGCTGCTGCGCTTCAACCCGCGCCCGAACTACCCCTGGTACTCGAAGCTGGACCTGCCGCGAAGCCAGCACCTGCTGGGCACCACCAACACGGGGACGCGCATCGTGGAGTTCGACCTCACCCCATTGGCGGACAACCTGGGCGGCGGCGTGGTGGGCTGGACGGACAGCTCCACGGAGGTGACAGCCTTCAACCGGCTGAACATGGCGCTGCGCATGAGCGAGGACGGCATCTTCCAGGTGCGCAACGGCGCGGGCTACTCGTGGATCCGCCGGGTGCCGTACGTGCGCGGCCAGACGTACCACTTCCGCATGAACGTGGACCTGCTCGCGAAGCGCTACTCCGTCTGGGTGACGCCACCGGGTGCCGCGGAGGTGCTGCTCGTGGACCGGGTCGCGTTCCGGGCGGACGGGCCACCCATCGACGACCTGGGCCGCGTCGCGGTCATCTCCGTCGTGACTGACAGCGACTTCCGCGTGAACAACCACCGCGTCTACGCGCCCACCGCGAGCGTCGCGGCGGCGATGGAGAAGCGGCCCCCGCTGCCTGAGGCCCTGTGGAAGCAGCTGGACGCGCCGGCTCCCGCCTCCACGGGTCCCGCGGTTCCGTCCGAGCGCTGA
- a CDS encoding aldo/keto reductase, which produces MSMDRYYLLGRSGLRVSPLSLGTMTFGKEGTYGGPWGSTEDVSRTLFNRYLDAGGNFVDTADLYTHGSSESLIGKFLEERGDRDRVVLTTKYTYNATRPGDPNAGGNSRKNMLRAVEASLKRLRTDYIDLYLLHTWDRLTPAEEVVRTFDDLVRAGKIRYAGLSDVPSWYAARAQTWAEAHALTPLINLQLQYSLVERSLEHEYAPLAQTLGMGITTWSPLGAGLLSGKYRPSEAGAQGEGRLNSAIGGHQLGLFTERNWRIVSTLEQVSKELGRDMSQVALNWVATQPGVGSVIIGATNPKQLDGNLAALDFRIPAELRRQLDEASAPPVPFPHGMFSNPYQLNLHGNAAVGDKPAGYSQPVFTGAAPRVG; this is translated from the coding sequence ATGTCGATGGATCGCTACTACCTGCTGGGCCGTTCGGGGCTGCGCGTCAGCCCGCTGTCGCTGGGCACGATGACGTTCGGGAAGGAGGGGACCTACGGCGGCCCCTGGGGCTCCACGGAGGACGTGTCCCGGACGTTGTTCAACCGCTACCTGGACGCGGGCGGCAACTTCGTGGACACCGCCGACCTCTACACGCACGGCAGCAGCGAGTCGCTCATCGGGAAGTTCCTGGAGGAGCGCGGTGACCGGGACCGCGTCGTGCTCACCACCAAGTACACGTACAACGCCACCCGCCCGGGAGACCCGAACGCGGGCGGCAACAGCCGCAAGAACATGCTGCGCGCGGTGGAGGCTTCACTCAAGCGGCTGCGCACGGACTACATCGACCTGTACCTGCTGCACACCTGGGACCGCCTCACCCCGGCGGAGGAGGTGGTCCGCACGTTCGATGACCTGGTGCGCGCGGGGAAGATCCGCTACGCGGGCCTGTCCGACGTGCCGTCCTGGTACGCGGCGCGCGCGCAGACGTGGGCGGAGGCGCACGCGCTCACGCCGCTCATCAACCTGCAGCTCCAGTACTCGCTGGTGGAGCGCAGCCTGGAGCATGAATACGCGCCGCTGGCCCAGACGCTGGGCATGGGCATCACCACCTGGAGCCCGCTGGGCGCGGGGCTGCTCTCCGGCAAGTACCGGCCGAGCGAGGCCGGCGCCCAGGGCGAGGGCCGCCTCAACTCAGCCATCGGCGGCCACCAGCTGGGCCTGTTCACGGAACGCAACTGGCGCATCGTCTCCACGCTGGAGCAGGTGTCCAAGGAGCTGGGCCGGGACATGTCCCAGGTGGCGCTGAACTGGGTGGCCACGCAGCCCGGGGTGGGCTCGGTCATCATCGGCGCGACGAATCCCAAGCAGCTGGACGGAAACCTCGCCGCGCTGGACTTCCGCATCCCCGCCGAGCTGCGCCGCCAACTGGACGAGGCCAGCGCTCCGCCCGTGCCGTTCCCCCACGGCATGTTCTCCAATCCCTACCAGCTGAACCTGCACGGCAACGCCGCGGTGGGGGACAAGCCCGCGGGCTACTCGCAGCCCGTGTTCACGGGAGCCGCGCCCCGAGTCGGATAG
- a CDS encoding TetR/AcrR family transcriptional regulator produces MARTKEFDRDEAVRRAMQVFWEQGYEATSTDDLLRAMGIGRQSMYDTFGDKHGLYLEALRAYQAEYSANLVDCLRSHPSPLGAIREYLLSIPNGTQKVRARGCLFVNATAELAHVDAEVATLLKTGGALGQGALERVVKDAQRKGELNPRVDPGVAASFLLATIGGLRLSAKAGTPPEALRDVVDFAMAGLRAQ; encoded by the coding sequence ATGGCACGCACGAAAGAGTTCGACCGGGACGAGGCGGTGCGCCGGGCGATGCAGGTCTTCTGGGAGCAGGGCTATGAGGCCACCTCCACGGACGACCTGCTGCGCGCCATGGGCATTGGCCGGCAGAGCATGTACGACACCTTCGGGGACAAGCACGGCCTCTACCTGGAGGCCCTGCGCGCCTACCAGGCGGAGTACAGCGCCAACCTGGTGGACTGCCTGCGCTCCCACCCCTCGCCCCTGGGCGCCATCCGCGAGTACCTCCTCTCCATCCCCAATGGCACCCAGAAGGTGCGCGCCCGGGGCTGCCTCTTCGTGAACGCCACCGCGGAGCTCGCGCACGTGGACGCGGAGGTCGCCACGCTGCTGAAGACTGGAGGCGCCCTGGGCCAGGGCGCGCTGGAGCGCGTGGTGAAGGATGCCCAGCGCAAGGGGGAGCTCAATCCCAGGGTGGACCCGGGCGTCGCCGCCAGCTTCCTCCTGGCCACCATCGGCGGGCTGCGCCTGAGCGCCAAGGCCGGCACCCCACCCGAGGCCCTGCGCGACGTCGTGGACTTCGCGATGGCGGGCCTCCGGGCCCAGTAA
- a CDS encoding amidase, which translates to MSSSRRQFLTHTVIGLASTAVSAAPDAGTSAPPAGAPPTFGAGPTVGPEVSPTTFAEAEKLMQVQLTPAERTQAAGNWRVSLAPLHERRTGPRKLALEPTLSPASQWNPSLPGLKPTAPSKERFVRSRDAKVPLPAKEDDIAFAPLTQLSRWVQSRAITSERLTQLYLARLKRHDPTLQCVITLTEELALQQARQADKDIAAGRYKGPLHGIPWGAKDLVDTAGIRTTYGAEPFRDRVPTTDAAAVERLHRAGAVLVAKLSLGALALNDIWFGGETKNPWLLEEGSSGSSAGPGAATAAGLVGFSLGSETGGSIVSPSMRCGITGLRPTYGRVPRTGAMTLCWSLDKLGPMTRGVEDSLLVLAALNGADAGDVASVTAKLDFDANAPVKGLRVGYVPAWMKESPATDVDRAALETLKGLGLTPVEVQFPDWPYSALNVILFAESAAAFEELTLTHGVDALKMQTPDAWPNLFRQSRFLSAVDFVQADRMRRKVAQEMARIMSQVDVLLVPSLRDEALTITNHTGHPSLTLRTGFVEVSKARSDWAPDPKRPMPTFATPRRVPHGVTLIGQLFDEGTLGRVGIALEKASGVAGERPPGFQAQG; encoded by the coding sequence ATGAGCAGCTCGCGTCGGCAGTTCCTGACCCACACCGTGATTGGACTCGCGAGCACCGCCGTCTCCGCGGCGCCGGATGCGGGCACGTCCGCTCCGCCCGCGGGTGCGCCGCCCACCTTCGGCGCGGGCCCCACGGTGGGGCCGGAGGTGAGCCCCACCACCTTCGCGGAGGCCGAAAAGCTGATGCAGGTGCAGCTCACGCCCGCCGAGCGCACCCAGGCCGCGGGCAACTGGCGCGTGTCCCTGGCCCCGCTGCACGAGCGCCGCACCGGCCCGCGCAAGCTCGCGCTGGAGCCCACGCTGTCACCCGCCTCGCAGTGGAACCCGTCGCTGCCGGGGCTCAAGCCCACCGCGCCCTCGAAGGAGCGCTTCGTGCGCAGCCGCGACGCGAAGGTGCCGCTGCCCGCGAAGGAGGATGACATCGCCTTCGCGCCGCTCACGCAGCTGTCGCGCTGGGTGCAGTCGCGCGCCATCACGTCGGAGCGCCTCACGCAGCTCTATCTCGCCCGGCTGAAGCGCCATGACCCCACGCTCCAGTGCGTCATCACGCTGACGGAGGAGCTGGCGCTCCAGCAGGCCCGGCAGGCGGACAAGGACATCGCCGCGGGCCGCTACAAGGGCCCGCTGCACGGCATCCCCTGGGGAGCGAAGGACCTGGTGGACACCGCGGGCATCCGCACCACCTACGGCGCGGAGCCGTTCCGCGACCGCGTCCCCACCACGGACGCAGCCGCAGTGGAGCGGCTGCACCGCGCGGGCGCCGTGCTGGTGGCGAAGCTCAGCCTGGGCGCGCTCGCGCTCAACGACATCTGGTTCGGCGGCGAGACGAAGAACCCGTGGCTGCTGGAAGAGGGGAGCTCAGGCAGCAGCGCGGGGCCGGGCGCGGCGACGGCCGCGGGGCTCGTGGGCTTCTCCCTGGGCAGCGAGACGGGCGGCAGCATCGTGTCGCCGTCCATGCGCTGCGGCATCACCGGCCTGCGCCCCACCTACGGCCGCGTGCCGCGCACGGGCGCGATGACGCTGTGCTGGTCGCTGGACAAGCTGGGGCCCATGACGCGAGGGGTGGAGGACTCGCTGCTGGTGCTCGCGGCGCTCAACGGCGCGGACGCGGGCGACGTGGCGAGCGTGACCGCGAAGCTCGACTTCGACGCGAACGCGCCCGTGAAGGGCCTGCGCGTGGGCTACGTGCCCGCGTGGATGAAGGAGAGCCCCGCCACGGACGTGGACCGCGCGGCGCTGGAGACGCTCAAGGGGCTGGGGCTGACGCCGGTGGAGGTGCAGTTCCCGGACTGGCCGTACTCCGCCCTCAACGTCATCCTCTTCGCGGAGTCCGCCGCCGCCTTCGAGGAACTCACGCTCACCCATGGCGTGGACGCGCTGAAGATGCAGACGCCCGACGCGTGGCCCAACCTCTTCCGCCAGTCCCGCTTCCTGTCCGCGGTGGACTTCGTCCAGGCGGACCGGATGCGCCGCAAGGTGGCGCAGGAGATGGCGCGCATCATGTCGCAGGTGGACGTGCTGCTCGTGCCCTCGCTGCGGGACGAAGCCCTCACGATCACCAACCACACGGGCCACCCGTCCCTCACGCTGCGCACCGGCTTCGTGGAGGTGTCCAAGGCCCGCAGCGACTGGGCCCCGGACCCCAAGCGCCCCATGCCCACCTTCGCCACCCCGCGCCGCGTCCCCCACGGCGTGACGCTCATCGGCCAGCTCTTCGACGAGGGCACCCTGGGCCGCGTGGGCATCGCCCTGGAGAAGGCCTCCGGTGTCGCCGGCGAGCGCCCGCCCGGCTTCCAGGCGCAGGGCTGA
- a CDS encoding sterol desaturase family protein codes for MLPWLVAAAGLCFLIEQLSLGWKLPRVRGWHLRVVLINLAQVGVVVLGGYTWDRWFSAHSVFHLSRHVNPVVGGVLAYLIATFVFYWWHRARHESDVLWRFFHQIHHSPQRLEVITSFYKHPLEMTANSLIGGLLVYTVLGLSPAAGAVYTACCALGEYFYHTNIRTPRWVGWFFQRPEMHRIHHEYGKHKNNYGDLPIWDMVFGTYENPATWDASCGFDDAKEQRLGDMLAFRDVHRS; via the coding sequence ATGCTGCCCTGGCTCGTCGCCGCCGCCGGTCTCTGCTTCCTCATTGAACAGCTGTCCCTGGGGTGGAAGCTGCCCCGCGTGCGCGGCTGGCACCTGCGGGTGGTGCTCATCAACCTGGCGCAGGTGGGCGTGGTGGTGCTGGGCGGCTACACCTGGGACCGGTGGTTCTCCGCGCACTCGGTCTTCCACCTGTCCCGGCACGTGAACCCGGTGGTGGGCGGGGTGCTGGCCTACCTCATCGCCACGTTCGTCTTCTACTGGTGGCACCGCGCCCGGCACGAGAGCGACGTACTCTGGCGCTTCTTCCATCAAATCCACCACAGCCCGCAGCGGCTGGAGGTCATCACCAGCTTCTACAAGCACCCGCTGGAGATGACGGCCAACAGCCTCATTGGAGGACTGCTCGTCTACACGGTGCTGGGGTTGAGCCCGGCGGCGGGCGCCGTCTACACGGCCTGCTGCGCGCTGGGCGAATACTTCTACCACACCAACATCCGCACCCCGCGCTGGGTGGGCTGGTTCTTCCAGCGGCCGGAGATGCACCGCATCCACCACGAGTACGGCAAGCACAAGAACAACTACGGCGACCTGCCCATCTGGGACATGGTGTTCGGCACCTACGAGAACCCCGCCACCTGGGACGCCTCGTGCGGCTTCGACGACGCGAAGGAGCAGCGGCTGGGCGACATGCTCGCCTTCCGCGACGTGCACCGCTCGTAG